A single window of Zea mays cultivar B73 chromosome 10, Zm-B73-REFERENCE-NAM-5.0, whole genome shotgun sequence DNA harbors:
- the LOC118473570 gene encoding uncharacterized protein, with protein sequence MTVIFGNHQATGLFAKCTSDPLGFDTSESAGTYGVGYSGDLAGHESNNASPTRDSGESLNPSGPIRDGGDSSTRSGARRKRGHMIMEDEDPLICTVTEAFKTLSDAIKQSAPQPRPIIPPNLWTMMKQIPVFEREHIAHYYGYLCENPALAYAFLEMGLDDQMVWVSRYIKTHLSD encoded by the coding sequence ATGACTGTCATATTTGGGAATCATCAAGCAACtggactatttgcaaaatgcacCAGTGATCCCCTAGGTTTCGACACATCTGAAAGTGCAGGTACATATGGTGTGGGTTATTCTGGAGACTTGGCTGGTCATGAGAGTAACAATGCAAGTCCAACTCGTGATAGTGGAGAATCATTGAACCCAAGTGGTCCAATTCGTGATGGTGGAGACTCATCTACTCGAAGTGGTGCAAGAAGGAAGAGAGGGCACATGATAATGGAAGATGAGGATCCATTGATATGCACTGTCACTGAAGCTTTTAAGACTCTTTCAGATGCAATCAAGCAGTCAGCACCACAACCACGTCCGATAATCCCACCCAACCTATGGACTATGATGAAACAGATTCCTGTTTTTGAAAGAGAACATATAGCACACTACTATGGCTACTTGTGTGAGAATCCAGCCCTTGCTTATGCCTTTCTAGAGATGGGACTAGATGATCAAATGGTATGGGTGTCTAGGTACATCAAGACTCATCTTTCTGATTGA